In Lacrimispora indolis DSM 755, a genomic segment contains:
- a CDS encoding glycoside hydrolase family 1 protein: MLKKGFPDDFLWGASTSAYQVEGAALSHGKKASQQDIINKDNYEKRGFATAEIASDHYHHFKEDVALMKEMGFTAYRFSIAWSRVFPDGTGEVNEEGIQFYRDLIDELLIHGIEPIVTLYHYDLPWALVEKYHGWLSREVVKDFEYYAAYIIEEFKDKVKYWTTINEQSIIVQFWTQKCFIPRELQSNHQLRYQINHHMNLAHAIACRLVHEKVPGGLVGAAIGYAPVYPLTSKPEDVMAAQNAHDLHNGYYLDIYFKGIYTESAMIYLESKGLAPDIEPGDMELIKEGYSDFLALNYYSSECAKACLKEEELRFAGVNWTGVKGAMDGHEHQPGFFQMCPNPMLDTTDWDWAIDPTGLEYLLRDISMRYNKPLMITENGLGAYDTLTEDGKVHDSYRINYLRDHVRSIKKSMDFGAKVLAYCPWSAIDLLSTSNGVKKRYGFVYVDRTDDDPKECTRIRKDSFFWYKKLIESKGEDLE, translated from the coding sequence ATGCTTAAAAAGGGTTTTCCGGATGACTTTCTTTGGGGCGCTTCCACCTCCGCCTACCAGGTGGAGGGAGCCGCGCTATCCCATGGAAAAAAGGCATCCCAGCAGGATATCATCAATAAAGATAATTATGAAAAAAGAGGCTTTGCAACTGCGGAGATCGCAAGCGACCATTATCATCATTTTAAAGAAGACGTTGCATTAATGAAGGAGATGGGATTTACGGCTTACCGTTTTTCCATTGCCTGGAGCAGGGTGTTTCCTGACGGCACAGGAGAAGTAAATGAAGAAGGGATACAGTTTTACAGGGATTTAATCGATGAATTGCTGATTCACGGCATCGAGCCTATTGTGACCCTTTATCATTATGACCTGCCCTGGGCCCTTGTTGAAAAGTATCATGGCTGGCTGAGCAGGGAAGTGGTTAAGGATTTTGAGTATTATGCGGCCTATATTATCGAAGAATTTAAGGACAAAGTAAAATACTGGACAACGATTAACGAGCAAAGCATTATCGTCCAGTTTTGGACCCAGAAATGTTTTATTCCCAGGGAACTGCAGTCTAACCATCAGCTGAGATACCAGATCAATCATCACATGAATCTGGCTCATGCTATTGCCTGCAGGCTGGTTCACGAAAAGGTGCCGGGAGGGCTGGTGGGAGCGGCTATCGGTTATGCGCCTGTTTATCCCCTGACCAGCAAGCCGGAGGATGTGATGGCCGCCCAGAACGCTCACGATTTACATAACGGATATTATCTTGACATTTACTTTAAAGGGATTTATACAGAATCCGCCATGATCTATCTTGAATCAAAGGGACTTGCCCCTGACATAGAGCCTGGGGACATGGAACTGATCAAGGAAGGGTATTCCGATTTCCTGGCCCTGAATTACTATTCCAGTGAGTGCGCCAAGGCGTGCCTTAAGGAGGAAGAACTTCGGTTTGCAGGGGTAAACTGGACCGGCGTAAAGGGAGCCATGGACGGTCATGAACACCAGCCGGGATTTTTCCAGATGTGCCCCAATCCCATGCTGGACACCACGGACTGGGATTGGGCAATTGATCCCACAGGCCTGGAATATTTGCTGCGGGACATTTCCATGCGTTACAATAAGCCCTTGATGATCACTGAAAACGGCCTGGGAGCTTACGATACTCTCACAGAGGATGGCAAGGTCCATGATTCTTACAGGATCAACTACTTAAGAGACCACGTGAGATCTATAAAAAAATCCATGGATTTTGGCGCTAAAGTTCTGGCTTACTGCCCATGGTCTGCCATTGATCTGTTATCCACCAGCAACGGCGTGAAGAAACGGTACGGATTTGTGTACGTTGACCGTACCGACGATGATCCAAAGGAATGTACAAGGATCAGGAAGGATTCCTTTTTCTGGTATAAAAAGCTGATTGAATCAAAGGGAGAAGACCTTGAATGA
- a CDS encoding PTS lactose/cellobiose transporter subunit IIA produces MEDIMENELVGVAMQIILHAGDARTAVERALDCIKEENFTEAKEKMVEARECIRLAHVSQTEVIQNETRGKTYQPCLLFAHAQDTLMTINSEVLLSEKLIDLFEVVLKKIHTDCLGVGDHYA; encoded by the coding sequence ATGGAAGATATTATGGAAAATGAGCTGGTAGGAGTTGCCATGCAGATCATTTTACATGCAGGCGATGCCAGAACGGCTGTAGAACGTGCGCTTGACTGCATCAAGGAAGAAAATTTTACGGAAGCAAAAGAGAAGATGGTGGAAGCAAGAGAGTGTATCCGATTGGCACATGTATCCCAGACAGAGGTGATACAAAATGAGACGAGGGGAAAAACATATCAGCCATGCCTTCTTTTTGCTCATGCCCAGGATACGCTGATGACCATCAATTCCGAGGTTTTGCTGTCGGAAAAGCTGATTGATTTGTTTGAAGTGGTATTAAAAAAGATTCATACAGACTGTTTAGGAGTAGGAGATCATTATGCTTAA
- a CDS encoding PTS transporter subunit EIIC encodes MKKFMKWLIDSFAPAMNKLVENPWVAAVSQAMMRVLPFILVGSLVFFYNVFKDYIPGLPDIFPIASYSFMFIGIFISFLIPYNLMELKKRNKFQVPAGLLGFSAFIMCLKPTFDENSFMNVNFGVFGPSGIMVAIVIGLFVAFVFNLWTRFGFLEDSTTIPSFLANWINSIIPIFLILLVIMIVVEGGGVDIVSAVNAVFKPIASFGQSYPGMIFMCLTPAILYSCGVSSWAFGAISTPVFMAGINANIAAIAAGGIATNIVTSETVFTAALVTMGGMGATLPLVVQMLRSKSKKMRTLGKVCIAPSIFNINEPVIYGTPIAFNPLLMLPMWINSFTGPTIIYAAMKFGWLNIPGKMIQVGQVPAPVSTVMITQDFRAIIFYVILFAVYYITWMPFFKAYEGQCIKEEVNI; translated from the coding sequence ATGAAAAAATTTATGAAGTGGCTGATTGATTCCTTTGCGCCGGCAATGAACAAATTGGTGGAAAACCCGTGGGTGGCAGCCGTATCCCAGGCAATGATGAGGGTGCTTCCATTTATACTGGTGGGGTCGCTGGTGTTTTTCTACAATGTATTTAAGGATTATATCCCCGGCCTTCCGGATATATTTCCCATTGCCAGCTATTCCTTTATGTTCATAGGGATCTTCATTTCTTTTTTGATCCCCTATAATCTGATGGAGCTGAAGAAAAGGAATAAATTCCAGGTTCCGGCAGGCCTGCTGGGCTTTTCCGCCTTTATTATGTGCTTAAAGCCGACCTTTGATGAAAATTCCTTTATGAACGTGAATTTCGGGGTGTTTGGTCCCAGCGGGATCATGGTGGCAATTGTAATAGGACTTTTTGTTGCATTTGTATTTAATTTATGGACGCGGTTTGGTTTCCTGGAAGACAGTACGACCATTCCAAGCTTTTTGGCAAACTGGATCAACAGCATCATTCCTATTTTCCTTATCCTGCTGGTGATCATGATCGTGGTGGAGGGTGGCGGAGTGGATATTGTATCCGCTGTCAATGCGGTATTTAAGCCCATTGCTTCCTTTGGACAGTCTTATCCGGGCATGATCTTTATGTGTCTCACTCCTGCGATCTTATATTCCTGCGGAGTTTCGTCATGGGCATTCGGCGCCATATCCACTCCAGTTTTTATGGCAGGCATCAACGCCAACATTGCCGCGATTGCTGCCGGAGGGATTGCAACCAATATCGTCACCAGCGAAACAGTTTTTACTGCCGCACTGGTTACCATGGGCGGAATGGGAGCCACCCTGCCCCTGGTGGTGCAGATGCTGCGTTCCAAATCAAAAAAGATGAGGACCCTGGGAAAGGTTTGCATTGCCCCCAGCATTTTCAATATCAATGAGCCGGTGATATACGGCACGCCCATTGCATTTAATCCTCTGCTGATGCTGCCCATGTGGATCAATTCTTTTACAGGCCCAACAATCATTTATGCTGCCATGAAGTTTGGCTGGCTGAATATTCCGGGAAAGATGATTCAGGTAGGCCAGGTTCCGGCTCCTGTTTCCACTGTGATGATCACTCAGGATTTCAGGGCAATTATATTTTATGTGATTTTGTTTGCTGTATATTATATTACCTGGATGCCGTTTTTTAAGGCATATGAAGGGCAGTGCATAAAGGAAGAAGTGAATATCTAG
- a CDS encoding PTS sugar transporter subunit IIB, giving the protein MGDLRIILCCGAGMSSGFLANAVKKASKKRKMNVTVAAHAESNVMSVVKEGADILCIGPHYGSRYDTYKELCSEYGTEVMVIPKDIYGTLDGEGLLDYIIGYLKK; this is encoded by the coding sequence ATGGGCGACCTAAGGATTATATTGTGCTGCGGTGCCGGCATGTCAAGCGGTTTTCTTGCCAACGCAGTAAAGAAAGCCAGCAAAAAGAGGAAAATGAATGTTACGGTAGCTGCCCATGCGGAAAGCAATGTAATGTCCGTAGTAAAGGAAGGGGCAGACATTCTTTGCATTGGGCCGCATTACGGATCAAGGTATGATACGTATAAGGAATTATGTTCGGAATATGGAACGGAAGTCATGGTGATCCCAAAGGATATTTATGGGACCCTGGACGGTGAAGGGTTGTTGGATTACATCATCGGGTATCTTAAAAAGTAA
- a CDS encoding BglG family transcription antiterminator, which produces MQSKQIELINYMMENKARVLTSQQLADVLNISMRSVKTYISQINETGKGKAIISNKNGYTLNVPVAKSLLAQENIVIPQTYEERSTYVIKAFFLQHTNSLDLYHMADELYVSDSTLKADIKKMNMRFKSFNIVFAIERDQIKLQGPEKNIRKLFSYILYEEVDNHYVDLQILKSNFKNIDIDSMLPAIKQIFSKNDYYINDLALRNMLLHLVIIIERIQEGKTIPSMVREIQDQDSENECVAELCKKLEQQFSITINEEERREIYVLFKSSTNFVVTGGMPEVRALVGNEIMEETKELVYLIQQAYAVNLDTENFIIPFALHLKNLMLRAKNSTNIKNPMLESIQSQHLILFDMALYVSLQLEKKHKIYISQDEVAFIALHIGGEIERQKNNNPKVRVVLLCPSYMNIESRLYNELLINFSNDINIVASVRDSHQLEELNYDLLISTVRIKVPAACETAVISPFMTSGDKLEIQEKIENSLNNKKNKMLTRHFNDYFEKELFFVSNRPLDKMEVIDILVGNLYEKEYVRRDYREHVLMRERAACTAFGKIAIPHSVEMNAYKTCASVMISGKGIRWENQIVYVVLMIAINKLDNHVFKELYESLVIIFSEETNIELFRECRSYEEFESTLKSIIG; this is translated from the coding sequence ATGCAGAGCAAGCAGATAGAACTGATTAACTATATGATGGAAAACAAGGCCAGGGTATTGACATCCCAGCAGTTAGCCGATGTTTTAAACATTTCCATGCGTTCCGTAAAGACTTATATTTCCCAGATAAATGAAACAGGAAAAGGGAAAGCCATTATTTCCAACAAAAACGGATACACCTTAAATGTTCCGGTGGCAAAAAGCCTGCTGGCCCAGGAGAATATCGTCATCCCTCAGACATATGAAGAAAGGTCCACCTATGTGATCAAAGCTTTTTTCCTTCAGCATACCAACAGTCTGGATCTTTATCACATGGCGGATGAATTATACGTCAGTGACTCCACGCTGAAGGCTGATATTAAAAAGATGAACATGCGGTTTAAAAGCTTTAATATTGTGTTTGCAATTGAGAGAGATCAGATCAAGCTTCAAGGGCCGGAAAAAAATATCAGGAAGCTGTTCAGCTACATTCTTTATGAAGAAGTGGATAACCACTACGTGGATTTACAGATTTTAAAAAGTAATTTTAAGAACATTGATATTGATTCCATGCTTCCAGCCATAAAACAGATATTTTCAAAGAACGATTATTACATCAATGATCTGGCCCTGAGGAATATGCTGCTTCACCTGGTCATCATCATAGAGAGGATCCAGGAAGGGAAGACCATTCCCTCAATGGTAAGGGAGATCCAGGATCAGGATTCGGAAAATGAGTGCGTTGCAGAACTGTGTAAAAAGCTGGAGCAGCAGTTCTCCATTACCATTAATGAAGAAGAAAGGCGTGAAATCTACGTTTTATTCAAATCCAGCACAAATTTTGTTGTTACCGGGGGCATGCCTGAGGTACGGGCCCTTGTGGGAAATGAGATTATGGAGGAAACAAAGGAGCTGGTCTATTTAATCCAGCAGGCTTATGCCGTTAATCTGGATACGGAAAACTTCATCATTCCCTTTGCCCTCCACTTAAAAAACCTTATGCTGAGAGCAAAAAACAGTACCAACATAAAAAATCCCATGCTGGAATCCATCCAGTCCCAGCACTTGATATTGTTTGATATGGCTTTATACGTATCCTTACAGCTGGAAAAAAAGCATAAAATATACATCAGCCAGGATGAAGTGGCATTTATAGCTCTGCACATAGGAGGCGAGATAGAAAGGCAGAAAAATAACAATCCAAAGGTACGGGTGGTTCTGCTTTGCCCAAGCTATATGAACATAGAATCCAGGCTGTACAATGAGCTTTTGATCAATTTCAGCAATGACATCAACATCGTTGCATCGGTGAGGGATTCCCACCAGCTGGAAGAATTGAATTATGACCTGCTCATTTCCACTGTAAGGATAAAAGTGCCTGCGGCCTGTGAAACCGCCGTCATATCTCCGTTTATGACCTCAGGGGACAAGCTGGAAATACAGGAAAAAATAGAAAATTCTCTGAATAATAAGAAAAACAAGATGCTGACAAGGCATTTTAACGATTACTTTGAAAAGGAATTGTTTTTTGTATCCAATAGGCCATTGGACAAAATGGAGGTAATCGATATATTGGTGGGTAATTTATACGAAAAGGAATACGTGCGGAGAGATTACAGGGAACATGTGCTGATGAGGGAAAGAGCTGCCTGCACCGCATTTGGAAAGATCGCCATTCCTCATTCCGTTGAGATGAATGCCTATAAGACCTGTGCTTCCGTAATGATTTCCGGCAAAGGCATACGGTGGGAAAACCAGATTGTATATGTAGTCTTAATGATCGCTATTAATAAACTGGATAATCATGTATTTAAGGAATTATATGAGTCATTAGTTATAATTTTTTCTGAGGAAACCAATATCGAGCTGTTTCGGGAGTGTAGATCCTATGAGGAATTTGAAAGCACATTAAAATCGATCATCGGCTGA